A DNA window from Streptomyces canus contains the following coding sequences:
- a CDS encoding GntR family transcriptional regulator codes for MRIPAHSVCTAIRDDIVAGVYERGSRLTEELLARRYGVSRVPVREALRTLEAEGFVVTRRHAGACVAEPTEQEGADLLEMRMLLEPLGASRAAQRRTEAHLKVLRGLVRLGQERARRGNSEDLRSLGGWFHETLAQASGSPALTSMLTQLRHKIAWMYVVDAPANPAESWAEHGAIVDAVARGDGERARAITALHTERSGAVHRLRFTSGQDRADRVRTSQHPVNVTGLRH; via the coding sequence ATGCGTATTCCGGCGCACTCGGTATGCACGGCGATCCGGGACGACATCGTCGCCGGTGTCTACGAGCGCGGCAGCCGGCTCACCGAGGAACTGCTCGCCCGCCGCTACGGCGTCTCCCGTGTCCCGGTCCGGGAGGCCCTGCGCACGCTGGAGGCCGAGGGCTTCGTCGTGACGCGGCGGCACGCGGGCGCGTGCGTGGCCGAACCGACCGAGCAGGAGGGCGCCGACCTGCTGGAGATGCGGATGCTCCTCGAGCCGCTCGGCGCCTCCCGGGCCGCCCAGCGCCGCACCGAGGCCCATCTGAAGGTGCTGCGCGGCCTGGTCAGGCTGGGCCAGGAGCGGGCCAGGCGGGGCAACAGCGAGGATCTGCGCTCTCTGGGCGGCTGGTTCCACGAGACGCTCGCCCAGGCCTCTGGCAGTCCCGCGCTGACCTCGATGCTGACCCAGCTGCGACACAAGATCGCCTGGATGTACGTCGTGGACGCGCCGGCCAACCCCGCGGAGTCCTGGGCCGAGCACGGCGCGATCGTGGACGCGGTGGCGCGCGGGGACGGTGAGCGCGCGCGGGCGATCACGGCGCTGCACACCGAGCGCTCCGGCGCGGTGCACCGGCTGCGGTTCACCTCCGGGCAGGATCGCGCGGACCGTGTGAGGACCTCGCAACATCCTGTAAACGTGACAGGTCTGCGGCATTAA
- a CDS encoding thymidine kinase has product MPELVFFSGTMDCGKSTLALQIEHNRSARGLTGIIFTRDDRAGEGKLSSRLGLVTDAVEVEDGQDLYAYLVGHLSQGGRADYVIADEAQFLTPEQIDQLARVVDDLDLDVYAFGITTDFRSKLFPGSQRLVELADRVEVLQVEALCWCGARATHNARTVNGEMVVEGAQVVVGDVNQADDIGYEVLCRRHHSRRMTAGTARAAALSPDVLPVPSTGARF; this is encoded by the coding sequence ATGCCCGAGCTGGTGTTCTTCTCCGGAACCATGGACTGCGGGAAGTCCACACTGGCTCTCCAGATCGAGCACAACCGTTCGGCGCGTGGCCTGACGGGCATCATCTTCACCCGGGACGACCGGGCCGGCGAGGGCAAGCTGTCCTCGCGGCTCGGGCTGGTCACGGACGCGGTCGAGGTCGAGGACGGCCAGGACCTCTACGCCTACCTCGTCGGCCACCTCTCCCAGGGCGGCCGGGCGGACTACGTGATCGCGGACGAGGCGCAGTTCCTCACGCCGGAGCAGATCGACCAACTGGCCCGCGTGGTCGACGACCTGGACCTCGACGTCTACGCCTTCGGCATCACGACCGACTTCCGCTCCAAGCTGTTCCCGGGCTCCCAGCGCCTGGTGGAGCTGGCCGACCGGGTCGAGGTCCTCCAGGTGGAGGCCCTGTGCTGGTGCGGCGCCCGGGCCACGCACAACGCCCGTACGGTCAATGGCGAGATGGTCGTCGAGGGTGCCCAGGTCGTCGTCGGGGACGTCAACCAGGCCGACGACATCGGTTACGAGGTCCTGTGCCGCCGGCACCACAGCCGCCGTATGACCGCGGGGACGGCGCGTGCGGCCGCGCTGTCCCCGGACGTGCTGCCGGTCCCGTCGACCGGCGCGCGCTTCTGA
- a CDS encoding VOC family protein — MTEVRGSAAPPARHTPGTPCWVSLMVHGMAATREFYGSLFGWEFVPGPQHLGPYVRALLDGQEVAGIGQLPPDRHLPVAWTPYLSSDDIDLTAETVRLCGGTVGVGPLDAGDAGRLVIGSDPAGAVFGVWQAAAHLGTSVAGVPGTPAWHELLTFETVSVAKFYETVFGYEEEPVVSADFDYVTLHAGGRPVAGLHGVGHTLPRDRGPHWMTYFEVADATAATRLLTDLGGHVLRPPHDSPHGRVASVADPEGARFALIENPR, encoded by the coding sequence ATGACCGAGGTAAGGGGGTCGGCCGCCCCGCCCGCTCGGCACACGCCCGGTACGCCCTGCTGGGTGAGTCTGATGGTGCACGGGATGGCCGCGACGCGGGAGTTCTACGGATCGCTGTTCGGCTGGGAGTTCGTGCCGGGCCCGCAGCACCTCGGGCCCTATGTCCGGGCCCTCCTGGATGGCCAGGAGGTCGCCGGGATCGGCCAGCTGCCGCCCGACCGCCATCTTCCGGTGGCCTGGACGCCCTACCTCTCCTCGGACGACATCGATCTGACGGCCGAAACGGTACGGCTGTGCGGCGGCACGGTGGGAGTGGGACCGCTGGACGCCGGGGACGCCGGGCGGCTGGTGATCGGCTCCGACCCCGCCGGCGCCGTCTTCGGGGTGTGGCAGGCGGCGGCGCACCTCGGCACGTCCGTCGCGGGCGTACCGGGCACTCCCGCCTGGCACGAGCTGCTCACCTTCGAGACGGTGAGCGTCGCCAAGTTCTACGAGACGGTCTTCGGCTACGAGGAGGAGCCGGTGGTCTCCGCCGACTTCGACTACGTCACCCTCCACGCCGGCGGCCGCCCGGTCGCCGGCCTCCACGGCGTCGGCCACACCCTTCCCCGCGACCGTGGGCCGCACTGGATGACCTACTTCGAGGTGGCCGACGCGACCGCTGCCACCCGCCTCCTCACCGACCTGGGCGGCCACGTCCTGCGCCCACCGCACGACAGCCCGCACGGCCGCGTGGCCTCAGTGGCGGATCCGGAGGGCGCGCGGTTCGCGCTGATCGAGAACCCGCGCTGA
- a CDS encoding alkaline phosphatase family protein: MAHPSPPAAHDRGRSAPAPPDSAAWDHPEPLALDTAPVPEYGTGSLADLLPTLAAGMDVPGTTAAISELTPADRNCVFLIDGLGWEQLKAHPDEAPFMTSLLASSRGGTGRPLTAGYPATTATSLASVGTGRPPGAHGLPGYTVRNPATGELMNQLRWQPWTKPQVWQPYPTVFQLAEQAGVHAAQVTSPTFQNTPLTKVALSGGTFHGRLSGEDRMDLAAEQLAVGDRSLIYTYYSEVDGAGHRFGVDSDTWRGQLMYVDRLVQRLAEQLPPNSALYVTADHGMIDIPFDEQHRIDFDEDWELRAGVALLGGEGRARHVYAVPGAAGDVLTCWREVLGEQFWVASRDEAIAAGWFGPPDHCDERVYDRIGDVVAAARDDVLLIASEREPKESSMVGNHGSMTPAEQLVPLLEVRS; the protein is encoded by the coding sequence ATGGCCCACCCGTCTCCCCCCGCCGCCCATGATCGAGGGCGCTCCGCGCCGGCACCCCCTGACTCCGCCGCCTGGGACCACCCGGAACCCCTCGCCCTCGACACCGCGCCCGTCCCCGAGTACGGCACCGGCTCCCTAGCCGACCTGCTGCCCACCCTCGCCGCCGGCATGGACGTACCGGGCACGACCGCCGCTATTTCCGAGCTCACCCCCGCCGACCGGAACTGCGTGTTCCTGATCGACGGCCTCGGCTGGGAGCAGCTGAAGGCGCACCCGGACGAGGCGCCCTTCATGACCTCCCTGCTGGCCAGCTCGCGCGGCGGCACCGGCCGCCCCCTGACCGCCGGCTACCCGGCGACCACCGCGACCTCCCTCGCCTCCGTCGGCACCGGCCGCCCGCCGGGGGCCCACGGCCTGCCCGGCTACACCGTGCGCAACCCGGCCACCGGCGAGCTGATGAACCAGCTGCGCTGGCAGCCGTGGACCAAGCCGCAGGTCTGGCAGCCGTACCCCACCGTCTTCCAACTCGCCGAGCAGGCCGGGGTGCACGCGGCCCAGGTCACCTCGCCCACCTTCCAGAACACTCCGCTGACCAAGGTCGCGCTCAGCGGCGGCACGTTCCACGGGCGGCTGTCCGGCGAGGACCGCATGGACCTCGCGGCCGAGCAACTCGCCGTCGGCGACCGCTCGTTGATCTATACGTACTACTCCGAGGTCGACGGCGCGGGCCACCGCTTCGGCGTCGACTCCGACACCTGGCGCGGCCAGTTGATGTACGTCGACCGTCTGGTCCAGCGTCTCGCGGAGCAACTGCCCCCGAACAGCGCGCTGTACGTCACCGCCGACCACGGCATGATCGACATCCCCTTCGACGAGCAGCACCGCATCGACTTCGACGAGGACTGGGAACTGCGCGCGGGGGTCGCCCTGTTGGGCGGCGAGGGCCGCGCCCGCCATGTCTACGCGGTGCCGGGCGCCGCGGGTGACGTCCTGACCTGCTGGCGTGAGGTCCTCGGCGAGCAGTTCTGGGTCGCCTCCCGCGACGAGGCGATCGCCGCGGGCTGGTTCGGGCCGCCGGACCACTGCGACGAGCGGGTGTACGACCGGATCGGCGACGTGGTCGCCGCCGCCCGCGACGACGTGCTCCTCATCGCCTCCGAGCGGGAGCCGAAGGAGTCGTCGATGGTCGGGAACCACGGTTCGATGACCCCCGCCGAGCAGCTCGTCCCGCTGCTCGAAGTACGCTCCTGA
- a CDS encoding HPr family phosphocarrier protein: MAERRVNVGWAEGLHARPASIFVRAATAAGIPVTIAKADGNPVNAASMLAVLGLGAQGGEEIVLASDAEGADAALDRLAKLVAEGLEELPETV; the protein is encoded by the coding sequence ATGGCTGAGCGCCGCGTCAACGTCGGCTGGGCCGAGGGCCTTCACGCCCGCCCCGCTTCCATCTTCGTCCGGGCCGCCACGGCCGCAGGTATCCCGGTGACGATCGCCAAGGCCGACGGCAACCCCGTCAACGCGGCCTCCATGCTGGCCGTCCTCGGCCTGGGTGCGCAGGGCGGCGAGGAGATCGTCCTCGCCTCCGACGCCGAGGGCGCGGACGCGGCCCTCGACCGCCTCGCGAAGCTGGTCGCCGAGGGGCTCGAGGAGCTTCCCGAGACCGTCTGA
- a CDS encoding bifunctional acetate--CoA ligase family protein/GNAT family N-acetyltransferase: protein MQSASDRHEYPAHWEADVVLRDGGTARIRPITVDDADRLVSFYEQVSDESKYYRFFAPYPRLSAKDVHRFTHHDFVDRVGLAATVGGEFIATVRYDRIGADGMPASAPADEAEVAFLVQDAHQGRGVASALLEHIGAVARERGIRRFAAEVLPANVKMIKVFTDAGYTQKRSFEDGVVRLEFDLEPTDRSLAVQYAREQRAESRSVQRLLTPGSVAVVGVGRTPGGVGRSVLGNIRDYGFNGRLYAVNKAFPDEQKELDGIPAHRSVRDIDGPVDLAVVAVPAEHVPEVVAECGAHGVQGLVVLSAGYAESGPDGRERQRELVRHARAYGMRIIGPNAFGIINTSPEVRLNASLAPEAPRPGRIGLFAQSGAIGIALLSRLHRRGAGVTGVTGVSTFVSSGNRADVSGNDVLQYWYDDPHTDVVLMYLESIGNPRKFTRLARRTAAAKPLVVVQGAGTAPQGHAVRATRLPHATVSALLRQAGVIRVDTITELVDTGLLLARQPLPTGPKVAILGNSESLGLLTYDACVAEGLQPSTPLDLTTAAAPEDFHAALARALADDAYDAVIVTAIPAVGEGSAGDAALAEALRSAAEQVPGKPVLVVHVELGGLAEALSAAASTAPQAASGPPTIRADHPFRALDRLRATPAPVQPPAAETRERLIPAYPAAERAVRALADAVQYAQWRREAAEPGKVPESIDAAIDEKGAAALIDGLLTRGQGLTLGSEETCELLGMYGIQVHRALPAGTADAAVQAAVTLGYPVALKATAPHLRHRADLGGVRLDLADEEQLRRAYAELTEMFGTPDELRPVVQGMAPRGVDTVIRAVIDPAAGAVLSFGLAGAASQLLGDTAHRLIPVTDREAATLVRAIRTAPLLFGWRGSTPVDTPALEELLLRVSRLVDDHPEVVAVTLEPVVVAPRGLSVLGASVRLAPPPARDDLGPRTLPAY, encoded by the coding sequence ATGCAGAGCGCGTCGGACCGGCACGAGTACCCCGCCCACTGGGAGGCCGACGTGGTGCTGCGCGACGGCGGCACCGCGCGCATCAGGCCCATCACCGTCGACGACGCCGATCGCCTGGTCAGCTTCTACGAGCAGGTCTCGGACGAGTCGAAGTACTACCGCTTCTTCGCGCCCTACCCTCGCCTGTCCGCCAAGGACGTCCACCGCTTCACTCACCACGACTTTGTGGACCGGGTGGGGCTCGCCGCCACGGTCGGCGGCGAGTTCATCGCCACCGTACGCTACGACCGCATCGGTGCCGACGGCATGCCCGCCTCCGCCCCCGCGGACGAGGCCGAGGTCGCCTTCCTGGTCCAGGACGCCCACCAGGGGCGCGGCGTGGCCTCCGCCCTCCTCGAACACATCGGGGCCGTCGCGCGCGAGCGCGGCATCCGGCGCTTCGCCGCCGAGGTGCTGCCCGCCAACGTCAAGATGATCAAGGTGTTCACCGACGCCGGGTACACCCAGAAGCGCAGCTTCGAGGACGGCGTCGTACGCCTGGAGTTCGACCTGGAGCCCACCGACCGCTCGCTCGCCGTGCAGTACGCGCGCGAGCAGCGCGCGGAGTCGCGGTCCGTGCAGCGGCTGCTCACCCCCGGCTCGGTCGCCGTCGTCGGTGTCGGCCGCACCCCCGGCGGGGTGGGCCGCAGCGTGCTCGGCAACATCCGGGACTACGGGTTCAACGGCCGCCTGTACGCCGTGAACAAGGCGTTCCCCGACGAGCAGAAGGAGCTCGACGGCATCCCCGCGCACCGCTCGGTGCGCGACATCGACGGCCCCGTCGACCTCGCCGTCGTCGCGGTGCCGGCCGAGCATGTCCCCGAGGTCGTCGCCGAGTGCGGGGCACACGGCGTGCAGGGTCTCGTGGTGCTCTCCGCCGGGTACGCCGAAAGCGGCCCCGACGGGCGCGAGCGCCAGCGTGAACTCGTGCGGCACGCGCGCGCGTACGGCATGCGGATCATCGGCCCGAACGCGTTCGGGATCATCAACACCTCTCCGGAGGTCCGGCTGAACGCCTCGCTGGCCCCCGAGGCGCCCCGCCCCGGCCGGATCGGCCTGTTCGCCCAGTCCGGCGCCATCGGCATCGCCCTGCTCTCCCGGCTGCACCGGCGCGGCGCCGGGGTCACCGGCGTGACCGGCGTCTCCACGTTCGTCTCCTCCGGCAACCGCGCGGACGTGTCCGGCAACGACGTCCTGCAGTACTGGTACGACGACCCGCACACCGACGTCGTCCTCATGTACCTGGAGTCCATCGGCAACCCTCGCAAGTTCACCCGCCTCGCCAGGCGTACGGCGGCCGCGAAGCCCCTGGTCGTGGTGCAGGGCGCGGGCACCGCCCCGCAGGGCCACGCCGTCCGCGCGACGCGCCTGCCGCACGCCACGGTCTCCGCGCTGCTGAGGCAGGCCGGCGTGATCCGGGTCGACACCATCACCGAACTGGTGGACACCGGCCTGCTGCTCGCCCGCCAGCCGCTGCCCACCGGCCCCAAGGTCGCGATCCTCGGCAACTCCGAGTCGCTCGGCCTGCTCACCTACGACGCGTGCGTGGCCGAAGGGCTCCAGCCGTCGACCCCGCTGGACCTCACCACGGCGGCCGCGCCGGAGGACTTCCACGCGGCTCTCGCGCGCGCGTTGGCGGACGACGCGTACGACGCGGTGATCGTGACGGCCATCCCGGCGGTCGGCGAGGGATCCGCCGGCGACGCCGCGCTCGCCGAGGCGCTCAGGTCCGCGGCGGAGCAGGTCCCCGGCAAGCCGGTTCTCGTGGTCCATGTCGAGCTCGGCGGCCTCGCGGAGGCCCTGTCCGCGGCGGCCAGCACCGCGCCCCAGGCTGCCTCGGGCCCGCCGACGATCCGCGCCGACCACCCTTTCCGCGCCCTGGACCGGCTGCGCGCCACGCCGGCTCCCGTGCAGCCGCCCGCCGCCGAGACCCGCGAGCGCCTCATCCCCGCCTACCCCGCCGCCGAGCGCGCGGTGCGGGCCCTCGCCGACGCCGTGCAGTACGCCCAGTGGCGCCGGGAGGCCGCCGAACCCGGCAAGGTGCCCGAGTCCATCGACGCGGCCATCGACGAGAAGGGCGCCGCCGCCCTGATCGACGGACTGCTCACCCGCGGGCAGGGCCTCACCCTCGGCAGCGAGGAGACCTGCGAGCTGCTCGGCATGTACGGCATCCAGGTCCACCGCGCCCTGCCCGCCGGCACCGCCGACGCGGCCGTCCAGGCCGCTGTCACCCTCGGATACCCGGTCGCCCTCAAGGCCACCGCCCCGCACCTGCGCCACCGCGCCGACCTCGGCGGCGTACGCCTCGATCTCGCGGACGAGGAGCAGCTGCGGCGGGCGTACGCCGAGCTGACCGAGATGTTCGGCACCCCTGACGAACTGCGGCCCGTGGTGCAGGGGATGGCCCCGCGCGGGGTGGACACGGTGATCCGGGCCGTCATCGACCCCGCCGCCGGCGCCGTGCTGTCCTTCGGACTCGCAGGGGCCGCCTCGCAGCTGCTCGGCGACACCGCGCACCGGCTGATTCCGGTCACCGACCGGGAGGCGGCGACCCTCGTCCGCGCGATCCGGACCGCACCGCTCCTCTTCGGCTGGCGGGGTTCCACCCCCGTCGACACACCGGCACTGGAGGAACTCCTGCTGCGGGTGTCCCGGCTGGTCGACGACCATCCCGAGGTCGTCGCGGTCACCCTGGAGCCGGTCGTCGTCGCCCCGCGCGGCCTGAGCGTTCTCGGCGCCTCCGTGCGGCTCGCGCCGCCGCCCGCCCGCGACGACCTCGGCCCGCGGACACTTCCCGCGTACTGA
- a CDS encoding DUF5998 family protein, with amino-acid sequence MDVMAKTSTTTQGLRAAIERSGYYPALVAEAVESALGGEPIRSYLVHQETTFDQNEVRRHVTVLVLTGNRFIVSHTDEQAADSTSPTPYATTSTESVKLGRISSVVVSRVVANPEQYQPGTLPREVVLTIGWGAVSRIDLEPAACGDPNCEADHGYTGSSTADDLSLRVSEAGDGPDTVRQALAFAQAISEATADVTR; translated from the coding sequence ATGGACGTCATGGCCAAGACCAGTACGACGACCCAGGGGCTGCGAGCGGCGATCGAGCGCAGCGGCTACTACCCGGCCCTCGTGGCCGAGGCGGTGGAGTCCGCGCTGGGCGGCGAGCCCATCCGGTCGTACCTGGTCCACCAGGAGACGACGTTCGACCAGAACGAGGTGCGTCGGCACGTGACCGTGCTCGTCCTCACCGGCAACCGCTTCATCGTCAGCCACACCGACGAGCAGGCCGCGGACAGCACGTCCCCGACGCCGTACGCCACCACCTCCACGGAGTCCGTGAAGCTCGGCCGGATCTCGTCGGTCGTGGTCAGCCGGGTCGTCGCCAACCCGGAGCAGTACCAGCCGGGCACCCTGCCCCGCGAGGTCGTGCTGACCATCGGCTGGGGCGCCGTCTCCCGCATCGACCTGGAGCCCGCCGCCTGCGGCGACCCCAACTGCGAGGCGGACCACGGCTACACCGGCAGTTCCACGGCGGACGACCTCAGCCTGCGCGTCAGCGAGGCGGGGGACGGCCCGGACACCGTGCGTCAGGCGCTCGCCTTCGCCCAGGCCATCTCCGAGGCGACCGCGGACGTCACCCGCTGA